The following are encoded in a window of Solidesulfovibrio magneticus RS-1 genomic DNA:
- a CDS encoding replicative DNA helicase: MLLRNVPPHNLDAEQAVLGGVLIKPSILDKLGVELRRVDFYDPRHQMVWEAMVGLWRDNKPVDLITLAAALTAAGQLDPAGGPAHLAELAGCVVSAANILHHAGIVRAMSKRRSMAGMGRRIIEIAYDPEREPAEFVAIAQMASDAVLKDRLDTHGETPDEFLDPYTTYLEKLEQSGGGGVPTPFWKLNGLIRSFMPGEMIVVGARPSHGKTALALTFAEHAVGLGHPTGIFSLEMGRHQLLNRMFSSGAGVAAQRFRDGKFSDEDWSRIYAHCQRMKQMPLRIYDKPARKPSDIRAACRRWRQDGGLDIVFIDYAQLIPPDGHHQNREQEIAAISRSVKLMAEDLAVPVVLLAQVNREVAKRKSPKLVESDLRESGAIEQDADIILLIQPWDRSGREDIQFTQLTVAKSRNSMTGDVPVAYNRKHVRFESDERPL; encoded by the coding sequence ATGCTGCTCCGCAATGTGCCGCCCCACAATCTTGACGCCGAGCAGGCCGTGCTTGGCGGGGTGCTCATCAAGCCGTCGATCCTGGACAAACTGGGGGTCGAGCTGCGCCGTGTGGATTTCTACGATCCCCGCCACCAGATGGTCTGGGAGGCGATGGTGGGCCTGTGGCGTGATAACAAGCCAGTGGATCTGATCACATTGGCTGCCGCGCTGACTGCCGCCGGACAGCTCGATCCAGCCGGCGGCCCGGCCCACCTGGCCGAACTGGCCGGCTGTGTCGTGTCGGCAGCCAATATCCTGCACCACGCCGGCATTGTGCGGGCTATGTCCAAGCGTCGGTCGATGGCGGGCATGGGCCGGCGCATCATTGAGATTGCCTACGATCCGGAGCGTGAGCCGGCTGAGTTTGTAGCCATCGCCCAGATGGCGTCGGATGCTGTGCTCAAGGACCGGCTGGATACCCATGGCGAGACGCCGGATGAATTTTTGGACCCCTATACGACCTACCTGGAAAAGCTGGAGCAGTCGGGCGGCGGCGGGGTGCCCACGCCGTTTTGGAAACTCAATGGATTGATCCGCTCGTTCATGCCCGGGGAAATGATCGTCGTGGGGGCGCGGCCAAGCCACGGCAAGACGGCCCTGGCTCTGACCTTTGCCGAGCACGCTGTGGGGCTTGGGCATCCCACCGGGATATTCTCCCTGGAGATGGGCAGGCACCAGCTCCTTAACCGCATGTTTTCCTCAGGGGCTGGGGTGGCGGCCCAGCGATTCCGGGACGGCAAGTTTTCCGACGAGGACTGGTCCAGGATCTACGCCCACTGCCAGCGCATGAAGCAGATGCCGCTTCGCATCTACGACAAGCCGGCACGCAAGCCGTCCGACATCCGGGCCGCCTGCCGTCGCTGGCGACAGGACGGGGGGCTCGACATCGTGTTTATCGATTATGCCCAGCTCATCCCGCCCGATGGCCACCACCAGAACCGGGAACAGGAAATCGCGGCGATTTCCCGATCCGTCAAGCTCATGGCCGAGGATCTGGCCGTGCCGGTGGTGCTGCTGGCCCAGGTGAACCGCGAAGTGGCCAAACGGAAGTCGCCGAAGCTGGTGGAATCCGATCTCCGAGAGTCCGGAGCCATCGAACAGGACGCGGACATCATTCTCTTGATCCAGCCCTGGGATCGTTCGGGCCGCGAGGACATCCAGTTCACACAGCTGACCGTGGCCAAAAGCCGCAATTCCATGACCGGCGATGTGCCGGTCGCGTACAATCGAAAACACGTGCGATTTGAGTCGGATGAACGGCCATTGTGA
- a CDS encoding type II toxin-antitoxin system RelE family toxin: protein MTRIEWSRKALKQAAQIYRQQFPVIRKAVEGLLSWPTCQNVKALVGREGYRLRVGRYRVLFTVHEDEIRVIRIEEVKKRDERTY from the coding sequence ATGACGCGTATTGAGTGGAGCCGAAAGGCATTGAAGCAGGCAGCCCAGATCTACCGGCAACAATTCCCGGTCATCCGCAAGGCTGTTGAAGGCCTCCTCTCCTGGCCAACCTGCCAAAATGTCAAAGCCCTGGTTGGCCGCGAGGGTTACAGACTTCGCGTTGGTCGCTACCGCGTCCTTTTCACCGTCCACGAAGACGAAATCCGTGTCATTCGCATTGAGGAGGTCAAGAAGCGCGATGAACGCACCTATTAA
- a CDS encoding helix-turn-helix domain-containing protein, translated as MNAPIKHQIIHGPDGNPLYAVISWEDFEEHFEGKADEEVFIPHEVVVLNLEGDMSLIRAWREHLKLSQREVAGRMNISQPAYAKMEAKDARPRVTTLKKIADAMGIEWEQLREG; from the coding sequence ATGAACGCACCTATTAAGCACCAAATTATCCATGGACCCGATGGGAATCCCCTGTACGCTGTCATTTCGTGGGAAGATTTCGAGGAACACTTCGAGGGCAAGGCCGACGAGGAGGTCTTTATCCCCCACGAGGTGGTCGTGCTCAACCTCGAAGGGGATATGAGCTTGATTCGTGCTTGGCGGGAGCATTTGAAACTCTCCCAACGCGAGGTAGCCGGGCGCATGAACATCTCCCAACCGGCGTACGCAAAGATGGAAGCCAAAGATGCACGCCCCCGCGTGACCACGCTGAAAAAGATTGCGGACGCAATGGGCATTGAATGGGAACAGCTGCGGGAAGGATGA
- a CDS encoding helix-turn-helix domain-containing protein: MLEITKTFRADGFVVISVVVPADRVDDVVRAIEKALEPDIPAEEAFAGFGPGDALRGMRRLREMTQAQLAAAIGVHKSHISGMERGRRPIGKEMAKRLADALNTSYKVFL, translated from the coding sequence ATGTTGGAAATTACAAAAACCTTCCGCGCTGACGGATTCGTGGTGATCAGCGTCGTAGTTCCAGCAGATCGGGTTGACGACGTAGTCCGCGCCATCGAAAAAGCTTTGGAGCCGGACATTCCGGCCGAAGAGGCATTTGCCGGTTTTGGGCCGGGCGACGCCTTGCGGGGCATGCGTCGCCTGCGCGAAATGACCCAGGCGCAGCTTGCCGCTGCAATCGGCGTCCACAAGTCCCATATCTCCGGCATGGAACGCGGCAGAAGGCCGATCGGCAAGGAGATGGCCAAGCGTTTGGCCGACGCCCTGAACACTTCGTACAAGGTTTTTCTGTGA
- a CDS encoding type II toxin-antitoxin system HicB family antitoxin → MKRPYPAILHTDDGTSYGVTIPDLPGCFTSGDTLDQALAAVQEAVEACLFDAGEAPQASPATDVLGMAEAEGGLLAFVEVDLSFLDQNLG, encoded by the coding sequence GTGAAACGTCCCTACCCGGCCATCCTGCATACCGACGACGGCACAAGCTACGGCGTGACTATTCCCGATCTGCCTGGCTGTTTCACCTCGGGCGACACCCTGGACCAAGCTCTTGCCGCTGTCCAAGAGGCGGTGGAAGCCTGCCTCTTCGATGCCGGCGAAGCTCCCCAGGCCAGCCCGGCCACGGATGTGCTGGGGATGGCTGAGGCCGAAGGCGGCCTCCTGGCCTTTGTTGAAGTGGACCTGTCCTTTCTTGACCAAAATCTTGGCTAA
- a CDS encoding type II toxin-antitoxin system HicB family antitoxin, whose translation MHFPAAVFSEKGKAYGVTLPDIPGCNTAGDTLEEALANVQEAVELMLEDATEKPVPSSVEHYKDDPVYQDVAWTLVDVDMSFVDGPANGAHESDAQ comes from the coding sequence ATGCATTTCCCCGCTGCGGTCTTCAGTGAAAAAGGCAAGGCCTACGGCGTGACCCTGCCGGACATCCCCGGCTGCAACACCGCCGGCGACACCCTGGAAGAGGCCCTTGCGAACGTCCAGGAAGCGGTCGAACTTATGCTGGAAGACGCCACCGAAAAGCCGGTTCCCAGCAGCGTGGAGCACTATAAGGACGATCCGGTATACCAGGATGTGGCCTGGACGCTGGTCGATGTGGATATGTCGTTCGTGGACGGACCCGCTAACGGAGCTCATGAAAGTGACGCGCAATGA
- the thiD gene encoding bifunctional hydroxymethylpyrimidine kinase/phosphomethylpyrimidine kinase: MAHPCALTIAGSDSGGGAGIQADLKTFMMQGCYGLSVITALTAQNTCAVSAIEAPTPGFVAEQLRVVRADFPIRAAKTGMLFSEVIIGAVAEGLADKDFPVVVDPVCVAQSGARLLMPEAVEAILTRMLPLADLLTPNRLEAELLAGLPIGGKADADEVIRRLLARGAKAVLLKGGHFEIGQTSDSLVTDRLVLADGREWVLSRPFVATRNTHGTGCTLSAGIAGQLALGKALPEAVEAARDYLQLALETAWDLGDGDGPVNHLAPYERHLSESAKQASKH, encoded by the coding sequence ATGGCCCATCCCTGCGCGCTGACCATCGCCGGCTCCGACTCCGGCGGCGGGGCCGGCATCCAGGCCGACCTCAAGACCTTCATGATGCAGGGCTGTTACGGCCTGTCCGTCATCACCGCCCTGACCGCCCAGAACACGTGCGCCGTTTCGGCCATCGAAGCGCCGACGCCGGGCTTCGTGGCCGAGCAGTTGCGGGTTGTGCGGGCCGATTTTCCCATTCGGGCGGCCAAGACTGGAATGCTCTTTTCCGAGGTCATCATCGGGGCAGTGGCCGAGGGGCTGGCTGACAAGGATTTCCCCGTGGTGGTCGATCCGGTTTGCGTGGCCCAGTCCGGGGCGCGGCTCCTTATGCCGGAGGCGGTGGAGGCGATCCTGACTCGCATGTTGCCCCTGGCCGATCTGCTGACGCCCAACCGTCTCGAAGCCGAACTGCTGGCCGGCCTGCCCATCGGCGGCAAGGCCGACGCCGACGAGGTCATCCGGCGTCTTCTGGCCCGTGGGGCCAAGGCGGTGCTGCTCAAGGGCGGCCATTTCGAGATCGGGCAGACCTCGGACAGCCTGGTGACGGACCGTCTGGTTCTGGCCGACGGCCGGGAATGGGTGTTGTCGCGGCCCTTTGTCGCCACCCGCAACACCCACGGCACGGGCTGCACGCTTTCGGCGGGCATCGCCGGTCAGTTGGCCTTGGGCAAGGCCTTGCCCGAGGCGGTGGAGGCGGCCCGGGACTATCTGCAGCTGGCCCTGGAAACCGCCTGGGATCTTGGCGACGGCGACGGGCCGGTCAACCACTTGGCTCCGTATGAGCGCCACCTGTCCGAATCGGCCAAGCAAGCGTCTAAGCATTGA
- a CDS encoding lysylphosphatidylglycerol synthase transmembrane domain-containing protein, with protein MLVKKAASLFVRLALVGGCLVYAFWGLNFSELWDAITRFDDVALFWTVLFSFVGYGVMALRLNFLSGFCAGNWVCFKAFLMSMAVNNIVPAKLGELAKAFYLRRECRFSLSRSITMVFWERFFDLNAILAMGLVVAFHFNLKMAFVPLGAAVGGIWVGLWVVRHYPDFVGRIIEKLPSNRLAEFLAELKLQVLHGVTPSFMTVLGLYTLVCWVLYAGSTFLVLLWVADLPLTVGQAAAVFVISSLGMAMPSSPGALGVFEAAVVFSLGLFSVDKAQALATGLVLHMVQYIPVTVAGLLVLAKSGLKLSKIRESDEALDATPEAGK; from the coding sequence ATGCTTGTAAAGAAAGCCGCCAGTTTGTTTGTGCGCTTGGCCCTGGTGGGGGGCTGTCTGGTCTATGCCTTCTGGGGACTCAATTTTTCCGAACTGTGGGACGCCATTACCCGTTTTGATGACGTGGCCCTGTTCTGGACGGTGCTTTTTTCCTTTGTGGGCTACGGCGTCATGGCCCTTCGCCTCAATTTCCTGTCGGGCTTTTGCGCCGGCAACTGGGTCTGCTTCAAGGCCTTTCTCATGTCCATGGCCGTCAACAACATCGTTCCGGCCAAGCTCGGCGAACTGGCCAAGGCCTTCTATCTGCGCCGGGAATGCCGATTTTCGCTCTCGCGCAGCATCACCATGGTTTTCTGGGAGCGCTTTTTCGATTTAAACGCCATCCTGGCCATGGGACTGGTCGTCGCCTTCCATTTCAACCTCAAGATGGCTTTTGTGCCTCTGGGCGCAGCCGTGGGCGGCATCTGGGTCGGACTATGGGTGGTGCGCCACTATCCGGATTTTGTCGGCCGCATCATTGAAAAACTGCCGTCCAACCGGCTGGCCGAATTTCTGGCCGAGCTTAAGCTCCAGGTGCTCCATGGCGTGACCCCCAGCTTCATGACCGTGCTGGGGCTTTATACCCTGGTCTGCTGGGTTCTCTACGCCGGTTCCACCTTTTTGGTGCTTTTATGGGTGGCCGACCTGCCCTTGACCGTTGGCCAGGCAGCGGCGGTGTTCGTCATTTCGTCCCTTGGCATGGCCATGCCGTCCTCGCCCGGAGCGCTGGGCGTTTTCGAGGCGGCGGTGGTCTTTTCCCTGGGGCTTTTTAGCGTGGACAAAGCCCAGGCTCTGGCGACTGGCTTGGTGCTCCACATGGTGCAGTACATTCCGGTCACCGTGGCCGGTCTGCTCGTGCTGGCCAAAAGCGGACTGAAACTCAGCAAGATCCGGGAGAGCGACGAAGCTCTGGACGCCACGCCCGAGGCCGGGAAATAG
- a CDS encoding SF1B family DNA helicase RecD2: protein MAVELTVEIETVTFFNEENGYLIARVGSKAEPGPFSIVGRMQKVTPGELLRVTGDFATHPKYGRQFQVTTAVREMPATLNGIRRYLASGQIKGVGGILASRLVDAFGEKVLDILDKEPDKLLSVEGVGKKKLAEIKASWDAQNEIRSLMLFLQTHEIATTHAAKIQRLYGNAAEARIRANPYELAYEIRGIAFKTADAMALRLGFASDSPERVQAALAYVLFSMGEQGHLFAPKDVLFEKTAALVGDVASERLEEGLGGLEELKRVKVEPLPEQGIEAAVYLRHFYALETEIARRIHDLAGHPGAQLRGKVEKLLPALESEARIQLSPEQRQAVIDACANKVFVITGGPGTGKTTITRMVVAALDKLSLKVKLAAPTGRAAKRLSEATGQPAATLHRLLQSTPDGSFAVCEDNKLKADALLVDEVSMLDARLCGHMLRALPFTSRLILVGDADQLPSVGAGNVLEDVLGSQSVGSARLTHIFRQARESMIVVNAHRVNNGQFPQAAEKKPPEADFFWVEQDDPAAVRDLIATLVAERIPQVYGLDPMRDVQVLSPMHKGEAGTQALNEALRARLNPSGPTVIRGNAIFRLGDRVLQTKNNYEKDVFNGDLGHVTAADPEEGALVVSFDGRDVPYDRTELDELAPAYAVSIHKSQGSEYPAVVAPFLTQHYVMLRRNLIYTALTRARKLAVLVGSRRALTLGLKNAGGERRYTHLNYRLRELFNV from the coding sequence ATGGCAGTCGAGCTTACGGTCGAAATCGAGACCGTCACCTTTTTCAACGAGGAAAACGGCTACCTCATCGCCCGGGTCGGCTCCAAGGCCGAACCGGGACCGTTTTCCATTGTCGGGCGCATGCAAAAGGTCACGCCCGGCGAACTCTTGCGGGTCACCGGCGATTTCGCCACCCATCCCAAGTATGGCCGCCAGTTTCAGGTGACCACCGCCGTGCGCGAGATGCCGGCCACCCTAAACGGCATCCGCCGCTACCTGGCCTCGGGTCAGATCAAGGGCGTGGGCGGCATTTTAGCCTCGCGCCTGGTGGACGCCTTTGGCGAGAAGGTGCTCGACATTCTGGACAAGGAGCCGGACAAGCTGCTTTCCGTGGAAGGCGTGGGCAAGAAAAAGCTGGCCGAGATCAAGGCCTCCTGGGACGCCCAAAACGAGATCCGCTCGCTGATGCTCTTTCTCCAGACCCACGAAATCGCCACCACCCACGCCGCCAAGATCCAGCGGCTTTACGGCAACGCCGCCGAGGCCCGCATTCGGGCCAATCCTTACGAACTGGCCTATGAAATTCGCGGCATCGCGTTTAAGACCGCCGACGCCATGGCCCTGCGCCTGGGCTTTGCCTCGGACAGCCCCGAGCGTGTCCAGGCCGCATTGGCCTATGTGCTCTTTTCCATGGGCGAGCAGGGGCATCTGTTCGCGCCCAAGGACGTGCTTTTCGAGAAAACCGCCGCCCTGGTCGGCGACGTGGCTTCCGAGCGCCTGGAGGAGGGGCTTGGCGGCCTGGAAGAACTCAAGCGGGTCAAGGTCGAACCTCTGCCCGAGCAGGGCATCGAAGCGGCCGTCTATCTGCGCCACTTCTATGCCCTGGAGACCGAGATCGCTCGGCGCATCCACGACTTGGCCGGCCATCCCGGCGCGCAATTGCGCGGCAAGGTGGAAAAGCTCCTGCCGGCCCTGGAGTCCGAGGCCCGCATCCAGCTTTCCCCGGAGCAGCGGCAAGCCGTTATTGACGCCTGCGCCAACAAGGTCTTTGTCATCACCGGCGGACCCGGCACCGGCAAGACCACCATCACCCGCATGGTGGTGGCCGCCCTTGACAAGCTGTCGCTAAAAGTCAAACTTGCCGCGCCCACGGGCCGGGCGGCCAAACGGCTTTCCGAGGCGACCGGCCAGCCGGCCGCCACGCTCCACCGCCTGCTCCAGTCCACGCCCGACGGCTCGTTTGCCGTGTGCGAGGACAACAAGCTCAAGGCCGACGCGCTGCTGGTCGACGAGGTCAGCATGCTCGACGCCAGGCTTTGCGGGCACATGCTGCGGGCCTTGCCGTTTACCTCGCGGCTTATTCTCGTTGGCGACGCCGACCAGCTGCCGTCGGTGGGAGCGGGCAACGTCCTGGAGGACGTGTTGGGCAGCCAGTCCGTGGGCAGCGCGCGGCTCACGCACATTTTTCGCCAGGCCCGGGAAAGCATGATCGTGGTCAACGCCCACCGGGTCAACAACGGCCAGTTCCCCCAGGCGGCCGAGAAAAAGCCGCCCGAGGCCGATTTTTTCTGGGTCGAGCAGGACGATCCGGCCGCCGTGCGCGATCTGATCGCCACGCTGGTGGCCGAGCGCATCCCCCAGGTTTATGGCCTTGATCCCATGCGCGACGTGCAGGTGCTCTCGCCCATGCACAAGGGCGAGGCCGGCACCCAGGCGCTCAATGAAGCGCTTCGGGCGCGGCTCAATCCTTCGGGGCCGACGGTCATTCGGGGAAACGCCATTTTTCGTCTGGGCGACCGGGTGTTGCAGACGAAAAACAATTACGAAAAGGACGTCTTCAACGGCGACCTGGGGCATGTCACGGCCGCTGACCCGGAGGAGGGCGCGCTGGTCGTCTCCTTCGACGGGCGCGATGTCCCCTATGACCGCACCGAACTCGACGAACTGGCTCCGGCCTATGCCGTAAGCATTCATAAGTCTCAGGGCAGCGAATATCCGGCCGTGGTGGCCCCGTTTTTGACCCAGCATTACGTGATGCTGCGTCGGAATTTGATCTACACCGCGCTGACCCGGGCCAGGAAACTGGCCGTGCTCGTGGGCAGCCGCCGGGCGCTCACCCTGGGCCTCAAAAACGCCGGCGGCGAGCGGCGCTACACGCACCTCAACTACCGCCTGCGGGAACTTTTCAATGTCTGA
- the recR gene encoding recombination mediator RecR, whose protein sequence is MASQTTLPVPLAELVDQLAKLPGLGPKSALKVAMTLLEWPRPRADGLGEAILRLRERLCLCVHCASLSETPVCPVCADPSRNGEQLCLVAQWDAIMQMEETGLYAGRYLVLGGLLDPLEGVSPGQLRLDVLRAKLAEGAVTECILALGATLAAETTASHIKNLLEREFPAVRLTRLAQGIPLGAEVKYVDKETLSQSLRYRQDL, encoded by the coding sequence ATGGCATCCCAGACGACCCTGCCCGTCCCCCTGGCCGAACTCGTGGACCAGCTGGCCAAGCTGCCCGGCCTTGGCCCCAAGTCGGCCCTCAAGGTGGCCATGACGCTCTTGGAGTGGCCGCGCCCCCGGGCCGACGGCCTGGGCGAGGCCATCTTGCGCCTGCGCGAGCGGTTGTGCCTGTGCGTCCACTGCGCCTCGCTGTCCGAAACGCCGGTCTGTCCGGTGTGCGCCGACCCGTCCCGAAACGGCGAACAGCTCTGTCTCGTGGCCCAGTGGGACGCCATCATGCAGATGGAGGAAACCGGCCTCTACGCCGGCCGCTATCTGGTCCTGGGCGGCCTGCTTGATCCGCTGGAAGGCGTGTCGCCTGGCCAACTCCGCCTGGACGTGCTGCGGGCCAAACTGGCCGAGGGCGCGGTCACGGAATGCATCCTGGCCCTTGGCGCGACGCTGGCCGCCGAAACCACCGCCTCCCATATCAAGAATCTGCTGGAGCGGGAGTTTCCGGCCGTGCGCCTGACGCGGCTGGCCCAGGGCATCCCCCTGGGGGCCGAGGTCAAGTACGTGGACAAGGAAACCCTGTCCCAATCCCTGCGCTATCGCCAGGACCTCTAA
- a CDS encoding YbaB/EbfC family nucleoid-associated protein, which produces MKGMNELVRQAQVMQKKMAKLQEDLQERTVEGTAGGGMVVAVVSGSNELKSLAIDKTAVDPNDVEMLQDLVLSAVNDGIKKAKAMMEAEMGQITGGIKVPGLF; this is translated from the coding sequence ATGAAAGGAATGAACGAACTGGTTCGCCAGGCCCAGGTCATGCAAAAAAAGATGGCCAAGCTCCAGGAAGACCTGCAGGAGCGCACCGTGGAAGGTACGGCCGGCGGCGGCATGGTCGTAGCCGTGGTGTCCGGTTCCAACGAACTGAAGTCCCTGGCCATCGACAAGACGGCCGTGGACCCCAATGACGTGGAAATGCTCCAGGACCTGGTCCTTTCCGCCGTCAACGACGGCATCAAGAAGGCCAAGGCCATGATGGAAGCCGAAATGGGACAGATCACCGGCGGCATCAAGGTTCCCGGCCTGTTCTAA
- the dnaX gene encoding DNA polymerase III subunit gamma/tau, which translates to MSTISLTAKYRPQRFADVAGQDAVKRILSRAAAEDRIAPAYLFSGTRGVGKTTLARVLAKALNCETAPTGEPCNVCSQCRQITAGVSPDVIEIDAATHGKVDDARRLKEDVGYAPLNSRYKVFIIDEAHMLTTAAFNALLKTLEEPPGRVTFILATTEPHKFPATIISRCQHYLFKRLAQSELEAHLSSVLMREAVPYEAKAVSLIARRGAGSVRDSMSLLAQVLALGGAELTEADARGVLGLAGQEVFFGLIEAIRAEDGPAVVELLRQVLDKGLDIGFFLRELASMWRNLFLLRQAGERALPVVDLPAEEAGEWLVWAGRIEAAHIHACWQMTLEGQRRVQTSLEPALALELLLLNMAYLPRLLPLQNLASCAAPAASGPGGSGGSSGRSGGQGGGLTPRQPQGGRPGGYRPQPLADQVAPYGQPETGPGRDQGGYGRPAAGLDAAPPTAQSAAPRSYPPQAAPPVSRSEAPTPHAASGPGNGSTPPAQAPAAAPAAGGYAPSGSGQSASFAASGQGHGSSGHDDVPRPPQAAPAGPRTWDGFLRQAGRGSDMVALKHAQGTFSPDPAPGELVVSCTNAFHRGRLAHPDKLRQLTEAAEAYFGPGVTVRLTEGEAANDRMSPHDLRDYVDNHPEVRQAVTAFDAEIIERKPR; encoded by the coding sequence ATGAGCACAATAAGCCTTACCGCCAAATACCGGCCCCAGCGTTTCGCCGACGTGGCCGGGCAGGACGCCGTCAAACGCATCCTGTCCCGGGCCGCGGCCGAAGACCGTATCGCGCCGGCTTATCTTTTCAGCGGCACTCGGGGCGTGGGCAAGACCACCCTGGCCCGGGTGCTGGCCAAGGCGCTTAACTGCGAGACCGCGCCCACGGGCGAACCTTGCAACGTCTGCTCCCAATGCCGTCAGATCACGGCCGGGGTCTCCCCCGACGTTATCGAGATCGACGCCGCCACCCATGGCAAGGTCGACGACGCCAGACGCCTGAAAGAAGACGTGGGCTACGCGCCGCTCAACAGCCGCTACAAGGTCTTCATCATCGACGAAGCCCACATGCTGACCACGGCGGCTTTCAACGCGCTGCTCAAAACCCTGGAAGAGCCCCCCGGACGCGTCACCTTCATCCTGGCCACCACCGAGCCCCACAAGTTTCCGGCCACCATCATCAGCCGTTGCCAGCATTATCTGTTCAAGCGACTGGCCCAGAGCGAGCTGGAAGCCCATCTGTCCAGCGTGCTCATGCGCGAGGCCGTGCCCTACGAGGCCAAGGCCGTCAGCCTCATTGCCCGGCGCGGGGCCGGCAGCGTGCGGGATTCCATGTCGCTTTTGGCCCAGGTTCTGGCCCTGGGCGGGGCTGAACTCACCGAAGCGGACGCCCGGGGCGTCCTTGGGCTGGCCGGCCAGGAAGTGTTTTTCGGACTCATCGAAGCCATCCGGGCCGAGGATGGGCCGGCGGTGGTGGAGCTTTTGCGCCAGGTCCTGGACAAGGGCCTGGACATCGGCTTTTTCCTGCGCGAGCTGGCCTCCATGTGGCGCAATCTGTTTCTCCTGCGCCAGGCTGGTGAGCGGGCCCTGCCCGTGGTCGATCTGCCGGCCGAGGAGGCCGGGGAATGGCTGGTCTGGGCCGGACGCATCGAGGCCGCCCACATCCATGCCTGCTGGCAGATGACCCTGGAGGGCCAGCGCCGGGTCCAGACGAGCCTGGAGCCGGCCTTGGCCCTGGAGCTGCTGCTGCTCAACATGGCCTATCTGCCGCGCCTGCTGCCGTTGCAAAATCTCGCTTCCTGCGCCGCGCCGGCGGCCTCCGGTCCCGGTGGCTCGGGCGGGTCGTCCGGTCGTTCCGGAGGGCAGGGCGGCGGGTTGACCCCGCGCCAGCCCCAGGGCGGGCGTCCCGGCGGCTACCGGCCCCAGCCCCTGGCCGACCAGGTTGCGCCCTACGGTCAGCCCGAGACCGGTCCCGGTCGGGACCAGGGCGGTTACGGTCGGCCGGCCGCCGGCCTCGACGCCGCGCCGCCCACCGCGCAGTCCGCCGCTCCCCGGAGCTATCCGCCCCAGGCCGCGCCCCCGGTGTCCCGGTCTGAAGCGCCGACGCCCCATGCCGCGTCCGGTCCGGGCAACGGCTCGACTCCCCCGGCCCAGGCCCCGGCCGCCGCGCCGGCTGCCGGCGGCTACGCCCCTTCGGGATCAGGCCAGTCTGCGTCTTTCGCCGCTTCGGGCCAGGGCCATGGATCATCCGGGCATGATGACGTGCCGCGTCCGCCCCAAGCCGCGCCGGCCGGCCCCCGCACCTGGGACGGCTTTTTGCGCCAGGCCGGCCGGGGCAGCGACATGGTGGCCCTCAAGCACGCCCAGGGCACGTTTTCGCCCGATCCGGCTCCGGGTGAGCTGGTCGTCAGCTGCACCAACGCCTTTCATCGCGGCCGTCTGGCCCATCCCGACAAGCTGCGCCAGCTGACCGAAGCCGCCGAAGCCTATTTCGGCCCCGGCGTGACCGTGCGTCTGACCGAAGGCGAGGCGGCAAATGACCGCATGTCGCCCCATGACCTTCGGGACTACGTCGACAACCACCCGGAAGTGCGCCAGGCCGTCACGGCCTTTGACGCCGAAATCATCGAACGAAAGCCCCGCTAG